The Oxyura jamaicensis isolate SHBP4307 breed ruddy duck chromosome 17, BPBGC_Ojam_1.0, whole genome shotgun sequence region GGAGTAGAAAAGTCTGTgcttttgttcagttttaatttCGCTCGTTCCCATTTCAGCTtccgagcccccagcccagggacGTTTGGAAGACCTCCACTCGCAGGGCACAGGCTCTTTGCTTCTGCCTGGCTTTTTAAACGAGACCGACCTCCAAGGGTGTCAGCTGGGCGCCGTGCAGCCGCAGAGCCGCGCGCCTGTTTGGGATCTTGCCAGTGTCCTCTTTCTGTTTTAGGCAGATAGTTCCTTCTTTCTGGTGAGCTTTTGCCTGACCTTCCAAAGTCCTTTCTGGTTTACTGTTTGACTTTGTATTTGCAGTACTCCCTGCTGGTTTAAGAGGCTtgaatttctgttctctgcttAATGCTAAAGTTTTGGTGGGACTGGTAATAGCTGGGATAGGAACGTTACAGACACAGCTTTGTGCTTCAGGAGCCTGGGTATAAAGGCATCTGTGCAAAGCCTGGCGTTGTCAGGCTAGAATCTAAAATGTATGTGCTGTTTATTGAAATAGCCTGTAAGACATTCAGTGATTAATCTATTCCCCGTGGCTACAGGGTGTCTGCTTGCACTGAGAAGGTACAAGGTAAGATCTCACCTGACTAACAAAAGCACCAAAATTATGCCCTGAATAAGGTGCTCATAAAGCTAACGCCTGGTGGAGGCTTCTGAGCATGTGATTCGATGACTGCTGAAGTCGGgaagagctgggctgggaggccTTGGCTCCACACAGCCGACCAGCAGCTCCACCGGCTCCTTTGGGCCAGCACCTGCAGGGTGTGATCCTGGGATCAGCAAGTGCAGGGGGGTGGCTGGCTGGAAAACTCTCAGGAAAACAGCTGGAAAGCCTTGTGTTTGGGTTAGGTTGGCGTAAGGTGCTGTGGAGCTTCCTCCCTGGTTCCTTACGTAGGCACGAACCAGGTGCTTTGAACACCTGCAGAGGGAAAGCCCAGCAGGTTACAATTTCACCACAGCACCAAGGAGCCCGACTTGAATATGCAGCAAGGTGGAGAAAGGTGTGTGCTTGGAAGGAGCCCCCTGCCAGgtggggctgctcagcaccgGTGTCTGGAGAGTGGCTGGGTCCTGCTCAGCAGGCTTTCTCCTGCCTCAGCGTGCATTTGTCCTGGCACATTGCGACCATCTCTCAGCCTTCGTTAGGATCCTGGAGATTTAATGGTTGAAAGCCTTTTGGCTGCATCAGAGCCCTTTAAGCTTGGAattgcttcttttatttctctgtttttttttgcaacactGCTCTTACATTGGCAGGCTTGCTCGTGTTGATAGGACGAGGTGTCGATGCCAAGATCGGTGCACTCACGCGCTTCTTGCTAAACAAGGTGCACGGTGTACGTGCTGCAGGTAATTAGGGGAATTGCTTTCAGGCTTCTTGCCCCCACAGAGTTTGCCTTGGGCACTTTTCCGCAGTGAGCTGACAATGCTCTTTCTAAGCACTTTGGTCGTGGTCTTCTGCCTCTGTCAGGATCCTTGCGTGGGCAAGAAGGGGAGGAAACGAAGCCAGATCTGATGAGCATTTGCAAAAGAGCCCAATGCTTCGCCTGCCTTGGGTGGGGACGTGAGCCGGGCCTCAGGGAGTGATTAATCTGCGAGATTAATCTGATTTTCTCAGTACCTGGGTGATGTTACTCTGTGAGTTGCCAGCTCCCAGTGTAACAAGATCCCATGTGGTAAGTGGTTTTGGAGGCAATTCTCTTCCCCGTGCAGCCATGTGATTTAATGAACACATTGCTCAGCAAAGTCTGGAGCCAACAGGATTGCAGAAATCGAGCcctcagagagcagagcagcctttTCTCCAGGAAGTGTCCTCTGACGGTGcactgaagcattttattttttttaactgttcacTAGCAGGCACTGTGATATTTGATTGACTCTGTTCTTAGCCTTTGGGGATCCTTTAGCTTTTGGTGGGCTCTGCAGCTGTGATCCCCAGCGCTACCTCTTGGCCTGAAGGCAGGGCACTGCCCCCAGCACGTGACATGTTTTGGGGGTCTGTCTAGCCGTGTGTCTGACCCTAATTCTCCTCTTTGGAGCACATAATGGAAAGGAAACCCCACCCGCCCTCCGTATCAGCACAGCCTCCTGTTTTGAGGAGGGCTGCGGGTCCCTCCCCATTACTTCTGCTCCTCTGTGCTTCGCTGCAACCCTTTGCTAGGTAGGCAGCAGCGCGTTCTCAGCCTTGAGGTCTTTGCTCACCTCTCCTGAtttctccagccctgctgccgaTGCTTGGCTCTGACTAATGTATTCACAGCGACTCATCTGATGCAACTTTGGGATTTGTATTTGGTGAATCCTGCCcagctggtggaggaggaggagagcctTCTTACTGTGCCACTGTTCAGCTCGCACTCCCTCTGAAGATGCCCTCTGGGGTCCAGGTCCGGGCCCCCACCCTTCAAAAGGtgactccagctcctgctgctgggtcTCTCCCATGGCTGCGCCTGATGGGGAAGCATTTCTGAGGAACTGTAGAGGGTTAAAACCACGGCTCTGAAGCGAGCCTGGGGAAAAGTCACATGCACCAGGGAGATTTTGCAAGTCAGTGCTTGCAGCTTGGGGTAATGAGAGCGGGGAGTGCGGGGGCGCAGGCGTCTCGCCTTCAGCTCACGGTGCCTCATCGCTCGTCCtccagggagaggcaggggaagCTGCCCTGCTGTGTCCCCCGCTCGGGCTGGGACCTCCCCATCCTGCAGTGGGGCAGCACGGAGCCCAGCAGTGCCAGGTGAAGGacagtgaggaggaggaggaggaggtgagggagCTGAGCCGGCACCCCAGGACCAGGAGGCGAGCCGGGCGAGGTAAGCCTCTGGCAGCCTCtccaaaaatgcagcagcaggactTGCTGAGATAGCTGGGGCTCGGAGGTGTCTGGGAAGGTCCTTAGGATGAAGAAGGCAAAGGGAATGGCTTTGCATAAAAAAACAAGAGTGCAGGAGGTAAGGATACCCCTCATATTAGCACGGGAGAAGGCAGGGAAGATGTGGGGGGATCAACCTCCCCTGCACAGGCAGTCATTCCGCAATGAAAGCCAATGGAGCCAAATGAGCTCTATACTGCACGATTGGTGTGAAACAAAGCTGCCGTTGTTTCTGGGCTTGCCCGTGCTGGGGAAGGCTCAGTGGGCCCTGGAGCGAGCTGCTGTGGCCCTGCGGCACAGGTCgctggcagctcctggaggCTGCTGTGGGACTCGGTGCTCCCGAGGTGTCCGAGGCACAGAGCCTTGCTTCATCACTAACGTAACAtgacagcagcaagagcagggtGGCAGGTTTTAAttaggtttttcttttgtctcctgttttctcgctctctcctttttttatatatatattttgtcttgtttttcattttcccttctgtttgaCACTGAACTGAAGGGATCGAAGGCCAAGGGGAAGGAAGTGACATTCCCTGAGTTCACTTTCGGTGCGTGGGGACGTGCTGTGTAATGTGTCTGCCCGTGCTCTGTGAGGAAAACGCACTGCAGAGCAGCGTGATCCGCTGTGGGCGCCTCACCAGGGGCTGTTGCACAGGGACTGGACATGCAGCAGACTCATTCCGGAGTAAAACTGTAGAACTGTGGGAGCAGCCAGCGCTCAGAGCAGGTGCTGCGGCCATCCCCAGGCACACAGGCAAGATACGCACCTTGTGCACTATGGCTTGGCTCCTTTGGGTGCTGAGTTTCCAGCCCTTTGCAGGTTTTTTGCAACCATCTGAACCTTTTGTGCTGCTTCCTTTGCCTCAATTTCCTGTCTGGCAGTCCTTCACTGGTGACTCTCCTGGCTTTGTGCAAGGGGGTGATTGCAGCAACAGCCACcggtaaagaaaaaaagcaatcctTTTCGAAGGAGAGCTGTTGAGATCCACAAGGGACCTTCAAACCAGGCCCCTGGTGCAAAAGCAATGCAAGAGCTGAggttaaaatgaaatgagagcTCTGGAAGGCAGGGATGCAGCCGAGCTGCCTGAATGGACGGTGATTCAGTTTTGGAGTTGCACACCCTGGGTTTGAACAGccacccacagctcctggcagctgcagccccacgcCAACAGCATTTACATGGGAAACCCGAGGGCAcggtggggagcagaggagggtgGCAGAGACAAGCAGAGCGTGCcgaagagctgctgctggctgagcagggctgctcgCCCCTGCGCAGGTGTGTGCGTGTTTCCTGCGCTGACTGCAGCGTGTGCCGGGGAATTCCCCACTCTGCCCTCACAAAGAGAAGTCCTTTCTATTCCGTGACTGATTCTTTGCAAAGTGTGAATATTTAAAGATGCTGGAATATTCGAAGGAATATCTGGAGATAACTTTTTCACCTAGtggcagcaaaacaaacaaacaaaaaagacttaTTTCAAGCAAAAGGAGAGCCTGTGCACACTGTGCTCGTTGCCGGCCACCACCCGCCCGGTGGTAACATCCACAGGGCGCAGGCTCCAAAGAGCAGGGTGCACCCAAGGGCTCTGTGCTCTCACCCTTTAATTGCTCTCTCTGcaggatttttcctttctcttttcagggTTAGAAAATGCCTCCTTGCTCATGGAAAGCAGAATCTCGAGGAAGCCTCCAGTGGGAGTGTGAATGAAGATTTCACAACCTGGTCCCCAGCAGGAAGAGCaagctggctgcctgctgcctgggtGTTTCTGAGCCGCCAAAGATAAGGGAGGGAGATGAAGTGCTGAACTTCTGACAACACGACACAGAGTCCCCGAAGGAGAGGTATCAGCATGGCCTATAAAAGCCAAGCTGGTGGAATTGAGAAAAATGGGTCGCTTTCCTCCATCTTCTATTGCAAGAGCGATTTAAAGGAAGGATCCCTGCAGTGGGCGAAAGGTAAGCGAGTGAGGCTGGATCGGGTGGTCTTTTGAGGTCCTCTTCCAACCTGGGCTGCTCTGTGATTCTGGGGACTTGCTGAGAAATGCAGTGCTGAGCACAGTGCCCTTAAAATGGCAGGTGGCAGGTTTTTCAGCGATGCTCACTCACAGCACCTCATCTGCAAGAGTAAGTAAATGTTATGGATGTTTCAGCGTctggggaaggggatggatACACGTTACTTTTTTGGAAAGCCTGATATTTAGGAGTGAATGGACGTCTAACTATTGAAACCCAGGTCCTCTTAAATCctcttttctcagctttcaAAAGTCAAGCAATCTTTGGGAAACTCGACCTGTGCTTTGCCCAGTATCAATTTGCTCCCCCTCTGTAGCCATGCTTCAGCGCTGTGTGGAGGCAGATGGTAGTGCCATGGGTGTCCTGTTGCAGCGAGACctgtgtgctgtgctcagcaggtTCTTGCTTGCTCAATTCACAGCACTTCCTCAGCACTCAGCTTTtggggggctggagcagctctttGTTGCCCCAGCAGGGGTCAAGGAGCTGAGCCCCTCTGTGAATTTCAGGTATCTGATGTTGGCACCCAATAGGCTTTGTGCCAAGCAGCTTGACCAAAGCCGTGGGGAACAGGAGAGCCCAGCCCATTTGTTTTCACTCTTGCTTCATCCTCACCGCCTCTATGGCTCAGTGTCTGGAGGAGATTAAGCTCAGCAAACAAACAGGACGTTGTTATCCTGGAGGTTTCAGATGCATCTACTCTTCCCTTCTGGAGCTGATGCAGTCACGCCCTTTTGTAATGCAATTGCCTCATTTTATTTGGCATCTCCTGTTCCTGAGCAGTGAAGAGATGATGAAGATGGCAGatgaaagcaggagagaaggcAAGGGTGAGTGTGCGCTGCCTTtcagccagcacagcagagtGGAGAGCACTGAGCAGGCAGTGtcagggagcagccccaggggacGCTTGGCTggccctggagctgcagaggggCAGGAAAATTGGGTGAGACGTGTCGGTGAAATAGGATCTCATCTGAACACGCCACTTCTTTGAATCCAATCTCTTCCTCTTGGCGTAGCTCAGCTTGTGTAAACTCTAGATGAGTGCCAGATGGGATGCCAGATCACAGCTCCGCTCTGCAGCTCCAAGGCTCCTCTGCCTCAGCTCCGAGCAGCCGGCTCCTCAAATCTAGGGCAGGCTGTCCTCACGCTTCCTGGGCTCCTGACTGGAGCTTGGGTCCCTGGATTACATTTCTGATCCTAGCCCTAGCTGAAGCCAGGAACCACCGGGAGCCCTGAGCAGAGCCACACTGCCAGTGCTAGGGCAGGGACCTGGCCACCAGAGGCTTGTAGGGATCATTCTCCAGGACAGCCCTGCCACATCCCAGACAATGTGGTTGTTGGAAAACACCTTGATTTGTTTGCTGAAGCGTGTGTGTCCCCTGGGTGGGTGGGGTGGGTAGGAACGGGGAATCTCTGAGAGAGACTTACCAGCAGCTCGAGTCCATTGTCCTCCCAGTTAGGAATCAGTGAGGAAAGGCATTATCCTGCTGACGGTCAGAGCATCACGTTATCTGTGACTGCTCGCTCCTGGAATGTGTTTTGGCTTTCCACCCATTTTGTGGGTGCTTTCCGTACAGGGGACAGCAGGACCCTGGGCTGCTTTCAGAGCTCTTTGTGATGCTCTCAGAAATATCCAAGGAGGTTCTGCACCCAGGTAACGCACTTTGGGGTGGCCTGTGTTCCTCTTGTAGACCCCCCCAACGGGCAGGTGCTCATGGTGCTCAGTATGGACAATAACTGCTCGGCCACCTCCTTCGACATGGAGCTTTGTGCAGAGAAGCTCAAGTCCCTCGGTGTTCAGGTAAGCTCCACACTCCCCCGGGGCCCTGTAGGAGTGGGTGCTGGATTGGCACCGTTTGCACCTCCACCCAGACCACAGCcgctttttattttatatatatattttttgtttaagagTGACTTGTTTCAGTTTAATTTCAATCTATTCCTCATTGACTTCAGGTCAACTGTAATGATCTTGGCTTAAACCTCCGTGAAGAAACCCATTCAGCCAAATTGCTTGAGAGCACTCCGGTGTGATGGAACATCCCGGGACAATCTGTCTCGCCTTGTCCTTTGTCATAAAAGCATGCTTTTCTCTTGTGACTTTCCCTGCGCTTTCCAGGGAGATATCACTCACTGCAAATGAGGCAAGGACACAGGTTTTTGGTCTGGGGCAGCTGTACAGATGGGAGTGGAGCCTGGGCTGGTACACTCTGCGGGATGGTGCCCTGGGGCCCGGTTTGCTTTGCTGGGGCCTGGCCCCACCGGCGCTGCCCAGCCCTGTtctggtggtgctgagccccccgcCGGTGACCCGAGGTTGTTCCCCGAGCAGGTGGCAGCAGATGAGTGGAGGAGATTAATCCAGGAGGCCGTCCTGAAGCCCGAAGTGCGACGGTACATGTTCTACAACTCCAGGGCGTTCCAGATCGCCATCGCTGTGGTAAGGGCCTCTCGCAGGTCTCTCCCAGGCTTGCTGTAGACGTGTTTCCAAAAACGGGGAGAGGCACCTTCCCCAGCCTCTTGCTGGTAGTCCCCTCGGAGTGGGCCTGTAACAAGCATTTGCTGAGGTCGTAGTACCCCATCAGGCTCTTTTCAACTTGATCTTAAAAACGTGAAGATGACTGGTCCTGATGCTCATTCAGACCAGTGGCCCAGGCAATGTAGGTTACCAAGTGGTTTGTCTAGTcttgctttgcttcttctgGCAAGACAAGCTCCTCCGAAGACCCCAGCCACTAGCAGCTACCTTAAGGTTACTTTAAAGCATGCTGAAGGTGTGATAAAAAATTGATCCCTTAATattagatgcttttttttttttttggtagtcaTTATGTGTGTGTTCTCCTTTCACTGATATTGCAGGAGTTGGTGCTCACTGTTTTGAGGGCTTTGGTGCCTATTTAGtttaaatcatagaatggtttgggttggaaaggaccttaaagatcacccaatTCCAAaccccagccatgggcagggacacttcccaccagatcaggttgctcaaagccccatccaacctagcCTTAGGCACTTGCAGGGACGGAATGAGTTGTATCACTGCAAGGGGATGCTGTGTCAAGCTGTGCTGCACATACCCTACCTACCTGCTACCTGGCAATCTTCTGTCCAGGTGCATGACACCTGAAGTAAAGGCCAAACaaattcagttttgctgttttttatgcAAAGGCCCCATTTGCTAGTCCTTAGCATAGTCCTTGAGCCCAGTGTCACTGTCCGTCATTTGAGCACTGCTGTAATGGAGCAGCCTCTGCACTACCTTGAGTGCTCTGACACAGGAGCTCTCTAAATAGATGGACTGTTACAAGTATTATCAATACGCTTCAGCAAGTGCATTTCTTATCTAAATGGACGAACTGGATTGAAATCCTTCCTAGGTATGAATCATCATTAAGAGTTCAGTCTCTGACTTTAATGATCGGTAGTTTTTTATAACAAACTAGGGCTCACTCAGTCCTTCTAGAcccttttctcccccatttATTATTGGAAAGAACTCCTGTCCTTTCTCACCCTCTGAAAAATCCCAGGTGACTTAATTAATTTATGGCAGGGTTTCTTCTCCCCTTGACTTTTCTCCCTTCCACAGTTTTCTGAGCATCATCCAAATCATCTGTCTCTCTGGGTTTTCACAGATCTTCTACATGTCTCTCTGGACAAACATTTACTCCACAGTCCAGCTGTGCTCCTTCGGGCGCTACTGGGAGGCCAGTGTGCTGGTGACCCTGGCTGCCGTGGTCATCACCGTGGTCGTAATACTGGTCCTCGACCGGCGCCAGAGGAAGGTGAGAGGATGTGGCTTGTGTGCGGACATGGAGAGTGCGGGGAGCAGGATTCCCTCCCACCAATGTGCTGGGACCTGGCTCACCTCCTAGATGCAGATGGAGAACATGGCTATTGGGGGTGGTAGGAGTATTTTTAGAGCAGGCTCAGAGATCTGGTTCAGGCACGGGTATTACAGAGTTAGGTGTCGTAATGCCTACAAAGTAGGTGAAAGCTGGCTCGAAGTGCCTGCTGTtgctggagaaaaagcaacCATTGCATGGTTTGTGCTCCCACTGCTGGCGGGGAGGCACGTGGGGCCGTCAGCAGAGCAGGGCCTGGTCCCTCTTCTGCACCCGCCTTGTCCCAGGCCCAGCACAAAAAGGCAGCTCCTAACCCGTGGAGTTGTCCTTTGCTTAGGGACAgctggggggaggaagagaggaaacgATGCTGGAAGCCCATCCACTTCACACATCTTGTCCATAACACGTGTAACCCGTAGCGAGATCCCTGGCTGCACAGACTTCAGCTGAGGGTGGCAAGGCCATGCTGATGGCTGGTGACaaccctgccctggctgcagctctgtcGCTGCCTTCCTTTCAGAGACACGGTGTCTGGGGTCatccagcagcctgcaggatcATCTGCAGCTGTAGGCTGGCCCAGGTTTTGTCACAGAGCATGTTAATTTTTCCTGCATTCTTTAATAGATAAATATGAATACAGATGTGAGGCTGGCAGCTGTCAATGAATTCTTTATCAAACACAGTTTAATTCTGGGGATTACAGATGTCCTGGACGGGCCACACAGCATCCTACAAGTATCCTTTCTTTGCGGAATCGCTCGTATCCCTGCTGGGTAGCTAATGATGGGGAGGGTATTTATTGATGCGGTGATCAAAGAGGATTTCCAGAGGGTGGCatttctaggattttttttttttcctcctattggATGGCATGGGAAATtgggtatttttcttctgtccatAGGGACTGAGATATACCCAAAGGCCACTGGAAATAAAGAGTTTAAAACAGGGAAGTGGAATTAGTCCTTGGGGCAGACAATTATTCCTGCAGGTGTACTGTGTTTACATGACAATGATGATTCTTACTAACAGCAGAGTGACAGCAATGTGCCtatggcaaaacaaaacaacagagaaatcCCCTCCCTGGGAGCTTGTGCTGTGCCTTGCAGAGAggagctcagccagcagcatccAAGTGCCTCTGCTTTCAGGAGTCATTTGTAGCCCCAGGCTCCCCCCTTCGGGCATGAGAGAATCTGATTTCATGCAGCGAGCACCTGGCAGATTCACTGGTGGACCTCGCACCACCCCCAGGGTACTGAAAGGCATGAAATATAAATGGAGACGAATGAAGCAAAGCATGGGGTCAGAGAGAGGAGCAGCAAggagcacaggagcagcagtggcagctgtGAGGTCATGCAGCATGAGGAGGAAGCACTGAAGAACCTGAATTACATGTTTGTTCAGCCCAGTGTAGTTTCACACCTGAGTAAGTGAGGACTATCGCAGTCTTCACATGTCCCAGAACCACCTGAGAGCAGAAAGGACCCACGGGTTTAGGCTTCCTCTGCTCACTGTGGTGCCAGGTCTGTGTTAGCCCTCCAGATTCCTCTCTGGGTTTGAGTCCCCTGGCACGTGGCTGCCTTTagggggctgctgctctcgAAGCAGGACTTGCATCCCCATGGCAGACTCTTGGCAAGCAGTCCCTCCATCGTACAGTGAGGACAGCAAATCTTGTACAAATAAATGGAATGGGTCCTGAGAAGCAGAGGGGTGCAGGAAGGAATTTAGGGGGTCAATGTGACCCACCGGCTTGTTCAGACATGACGCCACTGGGGTGAGTGACAAGCAGTGGCCGTGGGTCACCCCACTTGTCCCCACCATGGTGCAGGAGGTATGCGAGGAGGTCTGGGCCAGAGGGAAACATCCCCCTTCTCTGCCACCACTCTCCTGCCCATTTGCCAGTCCTGTAGGTTTTGCCTTAGCCCAGACCAGGCTTAAAATCAGCGCTGTGACATGGCACTTGGCTGCTGACcgtgtcctgagcagcccctgggcaTCAGCTACCTCTGCGAGGTCTCCACCTCTGCGAGGGCTCCGGAGAGGACATTGTGGAGAGGTCCCTTCCTTAACCCACTCGTCCCAGCTGTGGTTTGTGCACTTCAGCCCGGAGCGCTGCCTTCAGTCCTTGTCAGCCCACCTCACCGAGCTGCGGCAGACGCGAGAGGTAAAGGACAGCGGGCACAGCCTGTGGGGACAAAAGCATGCGGCCACCCCTAGCACCCTGCTTTGGTGGGGTGGAGGTGGACGATGAGAAGCACGTGTTGGAGTTGCCTTCTGGGTATCCCCTGCTGTGTACTGGGAGCTGGGTGAACTGGGAGGGGGACAAACTTCATCTGCTGGTGCCCAGTTCAGTAGGAATTTATTTAGCGTAGCTGTGCATGGCTGGATAATTAACTGAGACTTCTGTTAAAAGGAGTTGCCAGAAGTCAGGGGTGAATTCTGACAGCATGTGTCGCTGTTGGAAGTAGCTGACACCTTGAGCTGTCCTCCTGAAATAAATGGGCTAGCCTGAGGAGTAACTAAACACCACACTGGGCTAGCTCTATGGGGTTTTTGTCCTCTTCTCCCTCAGAAAGTCTCTTCCTCCTTGTGGCTGCATGGATATCCACACGCTGCTGGCTGGCGACAGCCACGGGATGGGAGGTGAGGAGGTGCAAAGCCCAGATCCCGTGGCTGCTCACCTCCCTGGATGAACCGACAGGCACGGGTCAAGGGCTGACCGTAATGAACCACTGCACATAGGGGCTGGTGTCACGCACGTCGTCCCTAAAGCCCAGCCTCGTTGTGCCAGGCTGCCCCCACCCTGCTGGGAATGGCTGCCAGCACGTGGggcacacagaatcacagaatcattagggttggaaaagccctccgAGATCCTCTGGTCCAACCAgcaccctaccaccaatgtcacccactaaagcATGTCCCaaagcaccacgtccaacctttccttgtgGGATGAAGGCTCTCAGCTCCCAGTGCTGGCAACGGCTCTTAGCcaaactcaattttttttttttttttaaattcctggGAGGATAGTTTTGATAGGAAGTCATGTACTTTGAGTGGTGTCCTGAGGACACCGCTGCTGCCCCAAactctccctctcctccagtCAGGCTTGCGGCACAGCCTGGACCAGCTCTGCGTGGTGATGGAGGTGGCGGTTCAGCCTGAGCCGGCAGTGGAGGAGGCTTCATGCGAGGAGTCCCCTCTCCTATCCAACGGCGTGAACTTCAAGAAGGAGCCTGTGATGTGCAACCAGCTGCTCCACCTCATTCCTGAGGGCCCACCAGAGGTAAGGAGAAATATCCCTCCTCGATGGACTGAGTGCCTCCCTGGGCTCCTTACCTCCAAACCTTGTCCCAGCAGACACCGCCATGGGAACACCTCCTTTTGCCCCGGTAGAAACACCTGCAGACCTGGAGGTCCACCCACACCTCTTCcagggctggcagtgctgggcagtCAATGCTTATGGCCTTGATGCTCCCTCTTTTATGGGCCAGGTGTTTCCTTCTGGTCCCCATTTGGAATCCAACCTCTCCCCAGGGTCTGTGCAGGGACCTGGTGCCCATgtctgggctggggctgggcctgGCCGTGCTGAGCCTTCATCTCCTCCACAGACTGTGCCCTCAAAGCCTTGTGCCCTGCTGAGTGACAAATGTGTCCTCATTCCCACTCAGCAAGAAGCTTCAAAAGAGatgattttgatttattttgcagttctcTGCTCGCTGTTACTAAGTGAATTTGGTGCAGGTGACATCCCTGCAGGTTGAAGCTCTCCAGCTGTctacaggcaaaaaaaaaataaataaaaaaattcagcaGGAGTTTGTGACAGAGCAGGAGGgtccctgagcaacctggctccctgtccccccacccctgcagccccctgcccctgggCTGGCCTCACTGCTGGCACCAAGCGTGGCACTGGGCCAGGTGGTTGGCAGTGGCTCGTTTCATGTCACCGTCCCGTGGGGACAGCATGCCAGCACTGCTGACCAGAAGGGGATCTGGGGCAGTTACATATCTGTCAttggctcctgccctgcttctATCGGACAAGGACGGTGTTTGAATGATGGCACAAACGGAGTTTAATGTACCATGTGCTCCCCACGCAGGTAGACACTGACgcctctcctgctctttccagGTGAtggcccag contains the following coding sequences:
- the TMEM268 gene encoding transmembrane protein 268 isoform X2, translating into MAYKSQAGGIEKNGSLSSIFYCKSDLKEGSLQWAKGGRFFSDAHSQHLICKNPPNGQVLMVLSMDNNCSATSFDMELCAEKLKSLGVQVAADEWRRLIQEAVLKPEVRRYMFYNSRAFQIAIAVIFYMSLWTNIYSTVQLCSFGRYWEASVLVTLAAVVITVVVILVLDRRQRKINMNTDVRLAAVNEFFIKHSLILGITDVLDGPHSILQLWFVHFSPERCLQSLSAHLTELRQTRESGLRHSLDQLCVVMEVAVQPEPAVEEASCEESPLLSNGVNFKKEPVMCNQLLHLIPEGPPEVMAQQLLVIFSGCYVRLLVSGRLPLTSAAGHVEPSSVPCLCQFIQSAVLSTQQCCLPGR
- the TMEM268 gene encoding transmembrane protein 268 isoform X4, producing MAYKSQAGGIEKNGSLSSIFYCKSDLKEGSLQWAKDPPNGQVLMVLSMDNNCSATSFDMELCAEKLKSLGVQVAADEWRRLIQEAVLKPEVRRYMFYNSRAFQIAIAVIFYMSLWTNIYSTVQLCSFGRYWEASVLVTLAAVVITVVVILVLDRRQRKINMNTDVRLAAVNEFFIKHSLILGITDVLDGPHSILQLWFVHFSPERCLQSLSAHLTELRQTRESGLRHSLDQLCVVMEVAVQPEPAVEEASCEESPLLSNGVNFKKEPVMCNQLLHLIPEGPPEVMAQQLLVIFSGCYVRLLVSGRLPLTSAAGHVEPSSVPCLCQFIQSAVLSTQQCCLPGR
- the TMEM268 gene encoding transmembrane protein 268 isoform X1 — its product is MLTHSTSSARCLEEIKLSKQTGRCYPGGFRCIYSSLLELMQSRPFVMQLPHFIWHLLFLSSEEMMKMADESRREGKDPPNGQVLMVLSMDNNCSATSFDMELCAEKLKSLGVQVAADEWRRLIQEAVLKPEVRRYMFYNSRAFQIAIAVIFYMSLWTNIYSTVQLCSFGRYWEASVLVTLAAVVITVVVILVLDRRQRKINMNTDVRLAAVNEFFIKHSLILGITDVLDGPHSILQLWFVHFSPERCLQSLSAHLTELRQTRESGLRHSLDQLCVVMEVAVQPEPAVEEASCEESPLLSNGVNFKKEPVMCNQLLHLIPEGPPEVMAQQLLVIFSGCYVRLLVSGRLPLTSAAGHVEPSSVPCLCQFIQSAVLSTQQCCLPGR
- the TMEM268 gene encoding transmembrane protein 268 isoform X3, which produces MQSRPFVMQLPHFIWHLLFLSSEEMMKMADESRREGKDPPNGQVLMVLSMDNNCSATSFDMELCAEKLKSLGVQVAADEWRRLIQEAVLKPEVRRYMFYNSRAFQIAIAVIFYMSLWTNIYSTVQLCSFGRYWEASVLVTLAAVVITVVVILVLDRRQRKINMNTDVRLAAVNEFFIKHSLILGITDVLDGPHSILQLWFVHFSPERCLQSLSAHLTELRQTRESGLRHSLDQLCVVMEVAVQPEPAVEEASCEESPLLSNGVNFKKEPVMCNQLLHLIPEGPPEVMAQQLLVIFSGCYVRLLVSGRLPLTSAAGHVEPSSVPCLCQFIQSAVLSTQQCCLPGR